The DNA sequence GTTGATATATTAAGAGTTTAATGATATGcaagtataaattaaaataatttcatatgatcatttaatcataaaatattataaatataattttaaaaaattaacaatttattatataatgttATAATTGATTGTACATAACCTATTTTCtcttaatataaataagaaGTTTAAAGATGGAACGTACAGAAAATATGAAGACAAATATAAATCTAAGTGGAGaggatttgagtttttttttttctgaataaggTGTAGTATCTTGTGTTTTTTGGCTActtattatcaataaaatatgatTCATGTCGATCCTTTAGGATTTTCCTTTATCGCATAAATAAGGTTGTTGTGATATTGTTGATTATCTGCAGAAGAttaaatagaaaacaattttCTTGCATGGAGGAACTGATCCAAAACTCTTTTAAAGGGGGCTAGAatatcttttttccttcttttgtagtaattacttaaatatataatttttaataaataaataataaatattacaaaaagtTTACTAATTtcacacataaaataaaaataatttttattttcaaacgataaaaatataataaaaaatttcatttcaaatttcattaaattttttattcgtttcaaattataaaaatttctaaAGGAAAAAGTCGGTGTTTTTTAGTAAGTAAAAAAcagtaacaaaaaaaagtgtagGCCCTTGCCATGAAACAATTCCTCCCAGGAATAACCAAGTTATACCCACCCACCAAGCCCCTATTTTCATTCCATGCGTAATAAAGTTTTCACCCACCCTGTAAAGTTACGCATCCTATTGGCACCCAAGGGGAGGATTACACCTAGCTACCAAAACCTTCGAGCATAAATCTTGTCATTTACATAACAATTAATTTGCATGCATACACGAAAACTCATAACTGTAAAAAACATGTTAAGGTTCCGAATTCTGATACAGTAATATAgccatatatacatatataaggaGCCAAGGGAAGGGGGGCTGGGACCGTACCCCTACCCCTACACAACCCCTTGCATCCGTCTCTGCTTGCATGGCCATTTTTTGGTGATTTAGAGGATGGAGACATTTTATGCTTTTATAAAGCCCATGCTACAGTACAGATAGAGAGAGGCTAGGGCCATGTTGCTACCACGTGCTTTCATACTTGAGAATATGGAGATGCTTTTATATATCCTTTTGGGAAGATGATTGGTGTGGAGAGAGAAGATTGTGTAAATGGTACCCCAGACTCTTTGCTAACTCAACACATCGACTCACGATGGGTGGTCATGGAAGATGAATCTACTTGAGGGATACAAAGTCAAACATGTTTATAGCTATTTGTTGGATGAAAGCACTCCTACATTAATGAATCAACATGGAAATGAACCATTCAAGGTATTAGCTTTTGTTTGGAAACTTTTCCATGACTGCATTCTGTTAATGAGAAATATTCTTGTCACCCAAGGTAACTGCCCTTTCTGTAATACTTCTTAGGAAACAGCTGAACCTTCTATACAGAACTTGGTGGATAGGATCTCATAGTAAAAAGGCCCAAGAGAATAGCAGGCCCAAGAGGACGAAccattctctctttttctttttctttttttttgaagtgGATACAAAAATAAAGTATTGATCTAAAAAGAACATTAACCATGAATTTCAATAAAGTTGCATgtcaaaacatgaaaatgaGAATTCTCATTCCAGCTAGGTTGGCACCACAAAACTCATTAATCATTTATAGCATACCACAAATTTATTAACAtctaacagaaaaataaaaatatataaagttcATGGGGAACATAAACCAAAACCAATGAAAAATTAAACGAAACTCGCCAAATCTTTAATTAGCTAAGAAtcacaaatgaaaaagaaaagtgcTAAAACCTTAGTAgcacaaataacaaaaaatatgttgtcaaacaaaaattcattagGGCTAGAAACTAATAAGGACAGTGAGTGTTATATAACAACAGTATGATAAGTTGCTTTATGGATTGCGTTCTTGATCTTGGCTATGTAAATCGATGACATCATTTGCTCATGTGTAGTAGTTGATAATTGTTCctggacaaaaaaaataaaattcatgttaatattttaacttttagactaagaaaataaaaggaaatgctACATTCACTTATATGACTTGCAACAATTCCATCATGCTCTTGTTGTGACTAGCTTGTGTCTTTATGGATATTGCTCGAAACATCCGTGGATACCTAATTAACATGAAtttggtcaaaatgaaaattttgtacataaattaaataacttgattaaaaattaacacgTAAAATACTTACATCAGATaaatgataaaagtaaaaacctGACCAGAATGAAATGAAGGCAATCCATAATTAAAGTTTTGCAAAGAAGGTTCATCTTCTTGtgtaactttttgttttttccttctcttctcaaTGCCACGTTTTTGCCTAGCAGACAATCCTTGGACCCTTTCTTTAGTCTTTATTCCCTTCACATTAGTATTATCCACACTACAAAAATCCTTGGGAGTATTAATATGTGAAGCATCATGAGTACTAGCCGCCGACCCTTTACCTTCAAGGCATGCATCCATATCACTCGTGGCTTTATGCATGTGGTTGTAAACtttattcttaataaaattaatttgtaaagaaatatcttaaatgataaattttcttaattcatGTTTTGCTCTATTTGAAAATTGGGATGAAGTTACTCAAATGAAAATATGTAACGTAAGTTACTAAATGAATCATTGTGTTCCAAAGAATGTCTATTAGATGAGTTGAagtattaaaaattagattACTATTTTATCctgtaatttttttaggtttaattataaCAGCATCGAGATCTCAGCCTTAGCTGGATGATGAGGCCTTTACTCAAGATCCCCaaataaaatgaatgagatATTCCTTTCGTTAAGAAGAATTGTTAGCAAGAAGAGAATTTATTAGATTGGCGAATAGATTGTTGATCTTTAGCCAATAGCATACACTTGTCACATACACTATAGGGATggtgagaaaaaatatattttacacccTATAGGGACTATAATTGGAGATACCATTATTTCTAGTAGAAGTTCCTATAAAAATGGGAAATGCCCTacctttgaattttaaaatagaaattatataatttttttgaaatgaaagaaagagacacCTTATactgaaatagaaataaataagtGTTTCAAAGAAACCTTCTCTTCTATTGAAGATTGACTTTTAATAAATGATTgggccatttatttatttaatatttaataggaATTGTTCATacttaaaatcataattaatcttttattaCAATAGAAACATAAGTGATATTGATTATtcaagaaaaagtaaaagattaacaaaaaataagtgaatCTAACCCattgaattataaatatatatatatatatatatatatatatatatatatatatatatatatatatatatactattttggttttttattcctcctctttttttgaactttctttttccttttcctctgaataatttcaaattctccCTTTTTTCACATCcaaatttttaacataaaaaagattatcatccatttgaaattttttcaatACCACATTAATTCTTTTCTCCCCGATATATCATTGgaatttcattttactttttaattcataaagctataaaataatattaattatggtAATACTGATTTTTTAATAGTACTTATtctgattatattttttaaatagtaattaaGGTCATGACGAGTATGTATTCTgattataatcaattaaatcatttaatgttttttattttgattttacatgataaattgataatcaatttattaaatttatagaatttttttaactattgtaAACGTTTACCAAGTtatcaattttgtttatttttaattcataaaaaatataaattaatttaagttaaTTGTAACCTCTATCATTTTCCTAATTGAAACATTCAAATATatagcaaatatatatatatatatatatatatatatatatatatatatatatatatatatatattcttgattAAACTATCTGATAATGTGAATATATGTTCTTATTCAAAtttatagtaaattaaaattaaaaataaaatgcatgatttgagtttttaaaaaaatcacatgatcATTTAATAAACTTAGATCCATAGCTATTTTCGTAAATCtccatttcatttaaatatctttttgcttttgatagtaaaattaaatcatgtaaaaaataaaaataaaaactaaatgtatataatttttctcaaccattaatttattgattaatcttattatcattttaacattttaaatctTATTACATGAAATGTTTATTGCTATTAGTTGTCCTTAGGAAATTAATCAGGTTgttaaactttattatttctacCAATGTTTTGGGTCAAATCAACTATTGTTATTTAATGTCCAATTTGTATAAGCTACTACAGTTCTGTTAGCATGAAGAAAACACTGTGCAGTTACTGTTACTGTCCAACTGGAGAATATGTGTCGGGTAAAGAGAAAAATTCAGCTCAAGAATAAAACAGTATTTTCATAAATCCATGCTAGTGCCATCATGCATGTACACCATCACGTTAGCATCATATAAAGTTACGTCGATTATGTAGCTACGTCAACACCAAAGAATCACGTCATAGAATCAACGAACATAATTTTCGAACTTAAGTTaatttaagaacaaaatgcacaaaatatatactttaaaaataaaatatatgaaaattcgaaagtataaagtaaaaaaaaaaaaacacacacacacacggtTAAGCCAgtagtattatttaattatggtGGATGGTGATAAAGTGATAAAACGATAATACAATAGGAAATTGCAACTGATCAGCTGGCTTGTATATCAACTAAAAACATATCCATCACAGTGTTCAAATTCGACTATGTTTGAGGGATCCCATGTTGTTTGCGATTTGTTTGAGCACAAACTTCTGGATCTTCCCAGTGGACGTTTTGGGAAGCTCGTCTTTGAAAACCACCGTTTTGGGAACCATATAATGCGGCATGTTGTCCTTACAATACTGAATCATGTCCTTCTCCGTcagtttctctttctcttttatcgCCGCCTTCAAGCTCACGAACGCGCACGGCGTCTCTCCCCAATACTCGTCAGGTCTCGCCACTACCGCCGCCTCGTTCACCGCCGGGTGCCCGTACAACACCGACTCCAACTCAACGCTGCTCAAGTTCTCACCGCCACTAATGATAACCTCCTTTGACCTATCTTTTATCTCCAAGTACCCGTCTTCATGCATCACAGCAACATCCCCAGTGTAGAACCGACCGTTCTTGAAACACCTCGCGGTTCCTGAAGGGTCTTTTAGGTACCCTAACATCACACACCCTCCTTTCACAACAATCTCCCCGACGCTAACTCCGTCACGCTTCACACTCTCCCCCGTGGGACCCACCACGTCGACCTCCGTCACGCCGACAGTTCTCACCCCCTGTCGCGCCTTCAGCCTCGCCCTCTCCGTCGCCGGCAGCCTGTTCCACTTTCCTTTCCATGCACACGATACCACGATTCCGCCGGTCTCCGTCAAGCCATACCCGTGCCCCACCACAAACCCAAACTCCTCCGCTCGGAGGAGCACCGCCGCAGGCGGCGGCGCTCCGGCTGTGATGAACTGAACCGGCTTCTCCAATGGCCTCTTATCAGAGTTGGTTAACATGTTGAGCACCACGGGTGCGCCGCACATGTGAGTTACGTGATGGTTCCTTATGAGAGAGTAAACAACCCCAGCGTCGAACTTGCGGACGCAAATATTGGTGCCACCTAGAGCAGCGATCCCCCACGTTAAGTTCCAGCCGTTAGCGTGGAACATCGGAAGCGTCCAGAGATAAATAGGGTTCTTCGGAACAGCCCAGTCGATAAGAGTATCCAATGCGCTGATGAACGCTCCACGGTGGCAGTGGACAACGCCTTTCGGAGACGACGTCGTTCCCGAAGTGTAGTTGAGAATCATAGGGTCCCAGTCGGAGTTAGGTAAGACCCACTTGAAGTTCGGATCGCCCTTGCTCATAAGCCCCTCGTAGGTGTGGAGGAAATTATCAACGGTGGGTGAGGTTTTGGTTTTCTCTTCCTGGACAGTGTTGTCTGTGATGAGAATTAGGGTTGGGCGATGAGTGTGTTGCCTGGGGAAGAGCGATAGGGCTTCGAGGACGAGGTCGCGTGAGGCGAAGTCGACGAAGACGAGCGTGGAGTTCGCGTGGCGGAGGATGACGGAGACGGTGCGGGCGTCGAGGCGGGTGTTGATGTTGTTCAGGACGGCGCCGGCGAAGGGGACGGAGAAGTGGAGCTCGTACATGGCGGGGATGTTGGGGGCCACGACGGAGACGACGTGGCCGCGGCCGATGCCGAGGGAGGCGAGGGCAGAGGCCAGCTGGAGGCATCGGCGGCGCGTCTGAGACCACGTGAAGGTTGTGTCGTTATAAACAACGGAAGGGACATCGCCGTAAACGGTGGCTGCTCTGTCCAAGAAGGTGAGTGGAGTGAGAGGAGAAGAGTTAACAGCACTTGGCTTCAACTGTTCCATTAAGAGAGATTATGGAAGACACACCCTCACACACAGTGGAATTAATGAACAGATAATTGTGTAAATGGAGTGTGTATGATTGTTGCATGAAAGTgtccacatatatatatatatatagcatatatatttcataagatgaatttctaattattttaaataaatagtagtaaatgtaaataataaaataaaattaatgtcacCTTAGCATTTTGATCTGAGGAGTGCCAGGTTAGAACGAACCATAAAGTAAAAACCATAGagcatttgattttatttttagaatttaattaattttataagtgactggaaaaaatatattagcatATGTTACTGCTAATATAAATAATCTCTCCGaattcaataatataaaataataatagaaagatTCAGTGaccttaaatataaataaattttaactatctttattttgattgatgatatgttatttaaaaaatattcttcaataagttaaaattatattttgaaatatttttttttatattaagtcaCTCTAGAAGACAAGGTTAATAATGAAACATTTCTACACAGGTTATTTATATAACCAATATAGAAATAATGTATTTTAGACAACTACAAATAAATTACAATAGTGTCACCGCAGTTTTTATTACCTCACCTTTTTAACATTCGATGTAAAGTGGGGTCGTAAAAAGCCCTTGTTGTAGTAATGAGGTGCCTGAAAATTGACAAGTTGATCGCCGAGTGATCGATAGATGTTCAAAATTAGCTTAATTACCCCCCCAAAAAGTTCATTCCAATTAGAGTTAGGTATTTGGGCTCTAAGTCTAACATACTGTAGCTCGATTATATAACCTGCAACCCGCGCGAGCTATGTGCCTTAATATTAGTAGACCATTAATTTAAGATCCCTGCTTTTTATCATGTTCCGTTTAATGCACTTGTTAATGTGTTTGTGTCCATagtcttttttaaattaagttaattaaaaaataataatgtgttaatcaataacaaaaaaacaacaatgtTGCTTTTTCCAGGTTAGGGTTTTATTTTAAGTTACATTTGAGATTTGACTACTCCACATCTCCAACCCAAACAAGCACTGAAGCACAACCGACGGAGCCACCGCATCCCCGAATTTTTTTCCCCAgacatacataaaaaattaattaaatactaaatCATACGTATCCTCCTATTATTtagtaaaacatatatatatttattattcatagtGTAAAGTTAGGTTTTCCTAACTTAAATTCTCaacgtgaatttttttttaatttttatttttaagaaaattaattattttaataaattttaaaataatataaagacaCATTTATTACACTACATCTTTCAAAGTATAATTAGTTTTGTCATTTTTGTGTTTCACTTGTATTTGTTAGTATATATTGTTattctcattttattattattatttatgtctTTGTATTTCTCATCTTAATTATCGAAGTATTTTAATTCCTctatattatataattgaaatgtactgtattttttatcaatttaatttttttaaatcatttctgcttttttttaatttattttaaagactactaattaatttatcatttttaattaatgtacataagaaaaaaaccatcaatgaaacaaaaattaaacttcaaaaaaattcaCATGTTCAAATGCCTTAAGTTAAACATGCCTTAAGTTTGCAATTTATTTAagtggtaattaaaaaaatgaagatattttttatgaaattatgttatttgtttATCTTCATTTTAATCACAACATGTTCAACATCttcattttattcacaacatgT is a window from the Glycine max cultivar Williams 82 chromosome 2, Glycine_max_v4.0, whole genome shotgun sequence genome containing:
- the LOC100779323 gene encoding probable acyl-activating enzyme 5, peroxisomal codes for the protein MEQLKPSAVNSSPLTPLTFLDRAATVYGDVPSVVYNDTTFTWSQTRRRCLQLASALASLGIGRGHVVSVVAPNIPAMYELHFSVPFAGAVLNNINTRLDARTVSVILRHANSTLVFVDFASRDLVLEALSLFPRQHTHRPTLILITDNTVQEEKTKTSPTVDNFLHTYEGLMSKGDPNFKWVLPNSDWDPMILNYTSGTTSSPKGVVHCHRGAFISALDTLIDWAVPKNPIYLWTLPMFHANGWNLTWGIAALGGTNICVRKFDAGVVYSLIRNHHVTHMCGAPVVLNMLTNSDKRPLEKPVQFITAGAPPPAAVLLRAEEFGFVVGHGYGLTETGGIVVSCAWKGKWNRLPATERARLKARQGVRTVGVTEVDVVGPTGESVKRDGVSVGEIVVKGGCVMLGYLKDPSGTARCFKNGRFYTGDVAVMHEDGYLEIKDRSKEVIISGGENLSSVELESVLYGHPAVNEAAVVARPDEYWGETPCAFVSLKAAIKEKEKLTEKDMIQYCKDNMPHYMVPKTVVFKDELPKTSTGKIQKFVLKQIANNMGSLKHSRI